Proteins encoded by one window of Sphingosinicella sp. BN140058:
- a CDS encoding NUDIX hydrolase: MTGEDSLAVQYGVVPLRVEAGALRVLLITSRETRRWVVPRGNPIGGLSPAASAAQEAYEEAGVRGTIAPDPLGSYRYDKKRKNGSVVPTHVQLFEMRVIEELATWPEARERERRWFAPADAAEIVDEPDLKQLLRRLEGGFC; this comes from the coding sequence ATGACTGGAGAGGATTCGTTGGCCGTCCAATATGGAGTGGTACCGCTGCGGGTCGAGGCGGGAGCGCTGAGGGTGCTCCTGATCACGTCCCGCGAGACTCGTCGCTGGGTGGTGCCGCGCGGCAACCCGATCGGCGGCCTGTCGCCGGCGGCGTCCGCCGCCCAGGAAGCTTATGAGGAAGCGGGCGTCCGCGGCACCATCGCGCCGGATCCGCTCGGCAGCTATCGCTACGACAAGAAGCGCAAGAACGGCAGCGTCGTGCCGACGCACGTCCAATTGTTCGAGATGCGCGTAATCGAGGAACTCGCCACGTGGCCCGAGGCACGTGAGCGCGAGCGGCGCTGGTTCGCGCCGGCGGACGCCGCCGAAATCGTCGACGAACCCGATCTCAAGCAACTTCTCCGCCGGCTCGAGGGCGGCTTTTGCTAA
- a CDS encoding DUF47 domain-containing protein, protein MFKAFQRLMPKEERFFDLFAQHAETIVAGADAMVRMFKGETPVAESCAAIGAHENRADDVTRDVIVAVRRSFITPFDRSAITGLISSMDDAVDEMWQTAKAITLYEVSSFEPQMREIAGLAADAARLVAEAVPLLRNIGKNAAQLHELTEKIVHLEGRADDLHEQGLKALYQANATTTPMVFFVGREVYSHLERVLDRLEDVADEIQGIVIDHA, encoded by the coding sequence ATGTTCAAGGCATTCCAGCGGCTGATGCCCAAGGAAGAACGTTTCTTCGATCTGTTCGCGCAGCATGCGGAAACGATCGTCGCCGGCGCCGACGCGATGGTTCGGATGTTCAAGGGCGAGACGCCGGTCGCAGAATCCTGCGCGGCCATCGGCGCGCACGAGAACCGTGCCGACGACGTCACCCGCGACGTCATCGTCGCGGTGCGCCGCTCGTTCATCACCCCCTTCGATCGCAGCGCGATCACCGGCCTCATTTCGTCGATGGACGATGCTGTGGACGAAATGTGGCAGACCGCCAAGGCGATCACCCTCTACGAAGTGTCGAGCTTCGAACCCCAGATGCGCGAGATCGCCGGCCTTGCCGCCGACGCGGCGCGCCTGGTTGCGGAAGCGGTGCCTCTGCTCCGCAACATCGGCAAGAATGCCGCGCAACTCCATGAGCTGACCGAGAAGATCGTCCACCTCGAAGGCCGTGCGGACGATCTGCACGAGCAGGGGCTGAAAGCGCTCTACCAGGCGAATGCAACGACGACGCCGATGGTCTTCTTCGTCGGCCGTGAAGTCTACAGCCATCTGGAGCGGGTACTCGATCGGCTGGAGGACGTCGCCGACGAGATCCAGGGCATCGTGATCGATCACGCTTGA
- a CDS encoding inorganic phosphate transporter produces the protein MTATLAFPLLVALIAIALAFDFINGLHDAANSIATVVSTRVLSPQLAVLWAAFFNFIAFLFFGLHVAETIGKGIIDASIIDPAVIFAALTGAIAWNVITWALGIPSSSSHALIGGLLGAGITKAGTAVVVASGVIKTTVAIFLSPILGMIVAILLVALTSWIVRPVPAKTADRAFRRLQLLSAAAYSLGHGANDAQKTMGIITVLLYSQGYLGGEFHVPLWVVLSAQTAMGLGTLMGGWRIVHTMGSKITRLTPHQGFCAETGGAIMLFSATSLGVPVSTTHTITGAIMGVGAARRASAVRWGVAGNIVVAWVLTLPAAGIIAALTFAATRLFR, from the coding sequence ATGACAGCCACCCTCGCCTTTCCGCTGCTCGTCGCGTTGATCGCGATCGCGCTCGCCTTCGACTTCATCAACGGTCTCCACGACGCCGCCAATTCGATCGCAACCGTGGTCTCGACACGAGTCCTCTCGCCGCAGCTGGCGGTGCTGTGGGCCGCGTTCTTCAACTTCATCGCCTTCCTGTTCTTCGGCCTCCACGTCGCCGAGACGATCGGCAAGGGCATCATCGACGCGAGCATCATCGATCCGGCGGTGATCTTCGCCGCTCTGACCGGCGCGATCGCGTGGAACGTGATCACCTGGGCGCTCGGCATTCCTTCGTCGTCGAGCCACGCGCTGATCGGCGGCCTGCTCGGCGCCGGGATCACCAAGGCCGGAACCGCGGTCGTCGTCGCCTCGGGCGTGATCAAGACCACCGTCGCGATCTTCCTGTCGCCGATCCTCGGCATGATCGTCGCGATCCTGCTCGTCGCGCTGACCTCCTGGATCGTCCGCCCGGTTCCCGCCAAGACCGCCGATCGCGCCTTCCGCCGGCTGCAACTGCTCTCGGCGGCGGCCTATTCGCTCGGCCACGGCGCCAACGATGCGCAGAAGACGATGGGTATCATCACCGTCCTGCTCTATTCGCAAGGCTATCTCGGCGGCGAATTCCATGTGCCCTTGTGGGTGGTGCTGTCGGCGCAGACCGCGATGGGGCTCGGCACCTTGATGGGCGGCTGGCGGATCGTGCACACGATGGGATCGAAGATCACGCGGCTGACCCCGCACCAGGGTTTCTGCGCCGAAACGGGCGGTGCGATCATGCTGTTCTCGGCGACCTCGCTCGGCGTTCCGGTGTCGACCACCCATACCATCACCGGCGCGATCATGGGCGTCGGTGCGGCCCGGCGTGCCTCGGCGGTGCGGTGGGGCGTCGCGGGCAACATCGTCGTCGCCTGGGTGCTGACCTTGCCGGCGGCCGGCATCATCGCCGCGCTGACCTTCGCGGCGACGCGGCTGTTCCGCTGA
- a CDS encoding methyl-accepting chemotaxis protein produces the protein MASSAIEAPDGNAINIVARNCGSLAIECSDVSGYVAGVSERISSNLRTLDTLEEVTSRLLLDQARVAESTDEARILAEQARDKLGQGRAAIEDTITIFSGLTELVVQLGERMAGFADAMSRVQKVSSSIEGIAYKTNMLALNATIEAARAGEAGRSFAVVAAEVKKLAHDTRAATSEIAATVASLTHEAEAVTSEIETGVERSREAQSGFAAITTTVRDVADIVAMVDRQTDGIAQSTSLIQQSVDRVKSGLSNFAADARENGGQLHSAHERLSQLERLSGDMLDRLASCGVRIDDTRFIERAQQVNRELTALMEGAVSRGEIATDDMFDFDYVPIPGTDPVQFNTRFNDWADLHIRPILDRVSAEDPRYIGCVVSDINGYLPTHVTDRSHPQGPDVAWNIKHCRNRRNMLDDATRRAIESDKEAMLVTYRIYLGDGRYLPVKNVFVPLRVNGRRYGNFELAYRDEAMRLE, from the coding sequence GTGGCAAGTTCTGCGATCGAGGCGCCGGATGGCAACGCCATCAACATCGTCGCTCGCAATTGCGGCTCGCTGGCGATCGAGTGCAGCGACGTATCGGGCTATGTCGCCGGGGTTTCCGAACGAATCTCGTCCAATCTGCGCACCCTCGACACGCTCGAGGAAGTGACCAGCCGGCTTCTGCTCGACCAGGCGCGGGTCGCCGAATCGACCGACGAGGCCCGCATCCTCGCCGAACAGGCGCGCGACAAGCTCGGTCAGGGCCGGGCGGCGATCGAGGATACGATCACCATCTTCAGCGGCCTTACCGAACTCGTCGTCCAGCTCGGCGAACGCATGGCCGGCTTCGCCGACGCGATGAGCCGCGTGCAGAAGGTCTCGAGCAGCATCGAAGGCATTGCCTACAAGACCAACATGCTCGCGCTTAATGCGACCATCGAGGCCGCTCGGGCGGGGGAGGCTGGGCGCAGCTTCGCAGTGGTCGCCGCCGAGGTGAAGAAGCTCGCGCACGACACCCGTGCCGCCACCAGCGAGATCGCGGCCACCGTCGCCTCGCTCACCCACGAGGCGGAAGCGGTGACCAGCGAGATCGAGACCGGGGTCGAACGCAGCCGCGAGGCGCAGAGCGGCTTTGCGGCGATCACCACCACGGTCCGCGACGTCGCCGACATCGTCGCCATGGTCGATCGCCAGACGGACGGGATCGCCCAGTCGACCAGCCTTATCCAGCAAAGCGTCGATCGGGTGAAATCGGGCCTGTCCAACTTCGCCGCCGATGCGCGCGAAAATGGCGGACAGCTGCACTCCGCGCACGAACGCCTGAGCCAGCTCGAGCGGCTCTCGGGCGACATGCTCGATCGCCTCGCCAGCTGCGGCGTTCGGATCGACGACACGCGCTTCATCGAGCGGGCCCAGCAGGTCAATCGCGAGCTCACCGCGCTGATGGAGGGCGCGGTCTCCCGCGGCGAGATCGCGACTGACGACATGTTCGACTTCGACTATGTGCCGATTCCGGGCACCGATCCGGTTCAGTTCAACACCCGCTTCAACGACTGGGCCGATCTCCACATCCGGCCGATCCTCGATCGGGTGAGCGCCGAGGATCCGCGCTACATCGGCTGCGTCGTGAGCGACATCAACGGCTACCTGCCGACCCATGTCACCGACCGCTCGCACCCGCAGGGGCCGGACGTCGCCTGGAACATCAAGCATTGCCGCAATCGCCGCAACATGCTCGACGACGCCACCCGCCGCGCCATCGAAAGCGACAAGGAAGCGATGCTGGTCACCTACCGCATCTACCTCGGCGACGGACGCTACCTGCCGGTCAAGAACGTCTTCGTGCCGCTCCGCGTCAACGGACGCCGCTACGGCAATTTCGAGCTCGCCTATCGCGACGAGGCGATGCGGCTGGAATAG
- a CDS encoding VWA domain-containing protein yields the protein MFFSFVDELRAAGIPASLKEHLILLEALQAEVIASRPEDFYYLARATFVKDESLLDRFDQVFGKVFKGLEADYGPDAQPVPEEWLRKVAELYLTPEQMEEIRSLGSWDEIMETLKKRLEEQKERHQGGSKWIGTGGTSPFGHGGYNPEGVRIGGEGRHGRALKVWDKREFRNLDGSKELGTRNIKVALRRLRRFAREGAADELDLDGTIDGTARKGWLDIRMRAERHNAVKLLLFLDVGGSMDPHIRICEELFSAATSEFKNLEFFYFHNCVYESVWKDNRRRFSERTPTWDVLHKFGHDYKLVFVGDASMSPYEISHPGGSVEHYNEEAGATWLQRMVTTYPSAVWLNPTSEQYWGYSQSTQMVRQLMQDRMYALTLEGLDAAMRTLTRKT from the coding sequence ATGTTCTTCTCCTTCGTCGACGAGCTCCGCGCCGCAGGCATTCCGGCCTCGCTCAAGGAACATCTCATCCTGCTCGAAGCGCTGCAGGCGGAGGTGATCGCGTCGCGTCCGGAGGATTTCTACTATCTCGCACGCGCCACCTTCGTGAAGGACGAGAGCCTGCTCGATCGATTTGACCAGGTGTTCGGCAAGGTCTTCAAGGGGTTGGAGGCCGATTACGGACCCGACGCCCAGCCGGTGCCCGAGGAATGGCTGCGCAAGGTGGCCGAACTCTATCTGACGCCCGAACAGATGGAGGAAATCCGGTCGCTCGGATCGTGGGACGAGATCATGGAAACGCTGAAGAAGCGGCTGGAGGAGCAGAAGGAACGGCACCAGGGTGGCAGCAAATGGATCGGCACCGGCGGCACCTCGCCGTTCGGCCATGGCGGCTACAATCCCGAAGGCGTGCGGATCGGCGGCGAAGGAAGGCACGGCCGGGCGCTCAAGGTGTGGGACAAACGCGAGTTCCGGAACCTGGACGGGAGCAAGGAGCTCGGCACCCGCAACATCAAGGTGGCGCTGCGCCGGCTGCGGCGGTTTGCCCGCGAAGGCGCCGCCGATGAGCTCGATCTGGACGGCACGATCGACGGCACCGCGCGCAAGGGCTGGCTCGACATTCGGATGCGGGCCGAGCGGCACAATGCCGTCAAGCTGCTGCTCTTCCTCGATGTCGGAGGATCGATGGATCCGCACATCCGGATCTGCGAGGAGCTGTTCTCGGCGGCGACGTCGGAATTCAAGAATCTCGAATTCTTCTATTTCCACAATTGCGTCTACGAGAGCGTCTGGAAGGACAATCGCCGCCGTTTCTCCGAGCGCACGCCGACTTGGGACGTGCTCCACAAGTTCGGACACGATTACAAGTTGGTCTTCGTCGGCGACGCGTCGATGAGCCCATACGAGATCAGCCACCCCGGCGGCTCCGTCGAACATTATAATGAAGAAGCTGGGGCGACATGGCTGCAGCGGATGGTGACCACCTATCCCTCCGCCGTGTGGCTGAACCCGACGTCGGAGCAATATTGGGGCTATTCCCAGTCCACGCAGATGGTGCGGCAGCTGATGCAGGATCGCATGTACGCACTCACCCTCGAGGGGCTGGACGCGGCGATGCGCACGCTCACCCGCAAGACGTGA
- a CDS encoding carboxypeptidase-like regulatory domain-containing protein → MGRQGRQRQLIRPRLIRGRVLRAGGDPAAGAFVMVAWGTAPTPEIGIVADEAGCFHVALPEGRFRLQANAEEAQGTIELEITPQAPSRAVEIILDG, encoded by the coding sequence ATGGGTCGCCAAGGACGGCAGCGGCAGCTGATCCGTCCGCGCCTCATCCGCGGCCGCGTGCTTCGCGCCGGCGGCGATCCGGCCGCGGGGGCGTTCGTCATGGTGGCGTGGGGAACGGCGCCGACGCCCGAAATCGGTATCGTCGCGGATGAAGCGGGCTGCTTTCACGTCGCGCTCCCGGAAGGCCGCTTCCGGCTGCAGGCCAATGCCGAAGAGGCGCAAGGCACGATCGAGCTGGAGATCACGCCGCAAGCGCCGAGCAGGGCGGTCGAGATCATCCTCGACGGCTGA
- a CDS encoding serine protease, whose protein sequence is MDSNDVANPDGGPAEPPIASPTEVITVEVPGAPQPDMPAPKRLRIGPSDQPITGDGPVKLESIIGLDERTQILDTQNWPWRMICALAIEGPWGNFVGTGWFVGPKTVITAGHCVYEPNAMGGWATKITLTPGASGSQEPFQSVVATRFETTDQWLNAQDPDFDMAVIHLDVALGSQVGWFGVASLPDATLQNFQVNVSGYPVDKGGRQQWWARNRIRGLTPRRVFYDVDTMGGQSGAPVFIIQSEGAAPQVVGIHAYGVGGAVPASVPQDVNSAPRIIPEVITLIKQWVAKDGSGS, encoded by the coding sequence ATGGACTCCAATGATGTCGCCAACCCTGATGGCGGACCGGCGGAACCGCCGATCGCGTCGCCGACCGAAGTGATCACCGTCGAGGTGCCCGGCGCGCCGCAGCCGGATATGCCGGCGCCGAAGCGCCTGCGCATCGGCCCCAGTGATCAGCCGATCACCGGCGACGGGCCTGTCAAGCTCGAATCGATCATCGGCCTCGACGAGCGCACCCAAATCCTCGACACGCAGAATTGGCCCTGGCGGATGATTTGCGCGCTGGCGATCGAGGGACCCTGGGGCAATTTCGTCGGAACGGGCTGGTTCGTCGGGCCGAAGACGGTGATCACCGCTGGGCATTGCGTCTACGAACCCAATGCGATGGGAGGTTGGGCGACGAAGATCACGCTCACCCCCGGCGCCAGCGGCAGCCAGGAACCCTTCCAATCGGTCGTCGCGACGCGGTTCGAGACCACGGACCAGTGGCTGAACGCCCAGGATCCCGATTTCGACATGGCGGTGATCCACCTCGACGTTGCGCTCGGCAGTCAGGTGGGCTGGTTCGGCGTGGCGTCGCTGCCGGACGCCACCTTGCAGAACTTCCAGGTCAACGTCAGCGGCTACCCGGTCGACAAAGGCGGACGCCAGCAATGGTGGGCGCGCAATCGCATCCGCGGGCTGACGCCCAGGCGAGTCTTCTACGATGTCGATACAATGGGCGGGCAGAGCGGCGCTCCGGTGTTCATCATTCAGAGCGAAGGGGCCGCGCCCCAGGTCGTCGGGATTCACGCTTACGGCGTGGGCGGCGCCGTCCCGGCATCGGTGCCCCAGGACGTCAACTCGGCGCCTCGCATCATTCCGGAGGTGATCACGCTGATCAAGCAATGGGTCGCCAAGGACGGCAGCGGCAGCTGA
- a CDS encoding S8 family peptidase gives MAQENGPARARLEQKRRREAVLRSLLFEMQGARRFTQDTPILPEVWISYDTPDDPFAEPQDLLLTPSYGGLAGRVAQELRPVIDEARTLTGRPPARIVHLPGVVAASLYLDELLQIVLPRTNWWHEQMFKHANPGAPSAQPAPSQEDQAAAAKSTLPLGLDWLVDVVAFLVGTGDAPDADDEAKAEQAVIGHAAFDTESLPPITIGRVATNRPAEPAITQSTLAVKADAARLLFNVSCASVTWAIIDSGIDGSHPAFASHDPVTGAPGPTRVIGTYDLTLIQQLLDPRYISSLFREGAALTPEQQTLKARYQLNLKLRGMADTDAPRLGRQLADRLDNGFELDWGLIEPFLWVEAPGTPSRGHGTMVAGVLGADWRGDQAPYTVRMQGICPDIKLYDFRVIGADGSSQEFDVVAALQLIRYLNAQADRRTIHGANLSLSTIHDVTSYACGSTLICQECDRTWASGVVLVAAAGNRGHERYMLAGGAELGGYNSTSITDPGNAEGVITVGATHRAFPHQYGVSYFSSRGPTGDGRSKPDLVAPGEKITGPVPDVGLTTDDGTSLAAPHVSGAAAMLMARNAELAGRPQRIKEILCGTATDLGRERYFQGAGMLDILRALQSV, from the coding sequence ATGGCGCAGGAGAACGGGCCGGCACGCGCCCGGCTGGAACAGAAGCGCCGCCGCGAAGCGGTGCTCCGAAGCCTGTTGTTCGAGATGCAGGGCGCCCGGCGGTTCACGCAGGACACGCCGATCCTTCCCGAGGTCTGGATCTCCTACGACACGCCGGACGATCCATTCGCCGAGCCCCAGGATCTTCTGCTCACGCCGTCTTATGGCGGGCTCGCCGGCCGGGTCGCCCAGGAACTGCGGCCGGTGATCGACGAAGCCCGCACTCTGACAGGACGCCCGCCGGCCCGCATCGTGCACCTTCCGGGGGTCGTCGCGGCGAGCCTCTATCTCGACGAATTGCTGCAGATCGTGCTGCCGAGAACCAATTGGTGGCACGAGCAGATGTTCAAGCATGCCAATCCGGGTGCGCCGAGCGCGCAGCCGGCACCGAGCCAGGAAGATCAGGCGGCGGCGGCGAAATCCACCCTTCCGCTCGGGCTCGATTGGCTGGTGGACGTCGTCGCGTTCCTGGTCGGAACTGGCGATGCCCCCGATGCCGATGATGAGGCGAAGGCCGAACAGGCGGTGATCGGCCATGCCGCCTTCGACACGGAAAGCTTGCCTCCGATCACGATCGGCCGCGTCGCCACCAACCGTCCCGCCGAGCCTGCCATCACCCAGTCGACGCTTGCGGTGAAGGCGGATGCCGCACGGCTGCTGTTCAACGTATCCTGCGCAAGCGTAACCTGGGCAATCATCGATAGCGGCATCGACGGCAGCCACCCGGCCTTCGCCAGCCACGATCCGGTGACCGGCGCTCCGGGGCCCACGCGCGTGATCGGGACCTACGATCTAACCCTGATCCAGCAATTGCTCGATCCCCGCTACATCTCCTCCCTGTTTCGCGAAGGCGCGGCGCTGACACCCGAGCAGCAGACGCTCAAGGCGCGCTATCAGCTCAACCTCAAGCTGCGCGGCATGGCGGATACGGATGCACCGCGCCTCGGCCGGCAGCTCGCCGATCGGCTGGACAACGGCTTCGAGCTCGACTGGGGGCTGATCGAGCCGTTCCTCTGGGTCGAAGCCCCCGGGACCCCGAGCCGCGGCCACGGCACTATGGTCGCCGGAGTTCTCGGTGCCGACTGGCGCGGCGACCAGGCGCCGTATACCGTCCGCATGCAGGGCATCTGCCCCGACATCAAATTATACGACTTCCGCGTGATCGGTGCCGACGGCAGTTCGCAGGAATTCGACGTCGTCGCCGCCCTGCAACTGATCCGCTACCTCAATGCCCAAGCCGACCGGCGGACGATCCACGGCGCCAACCTCAGCCTGTCTACGATCCACGACGTGACTTCTTATGCCTGCGGCAGCACCCTCATCTGTCAGGAATGCGACCGGACCTGGGCGAGCGGAGTGGTTCTGGTCGCGGCCGCCGGCAATCGCGGTCATGAGCGCTACATGCTCGCGGGAGGGGCGGAGCTTGGCGGCTACAACAGCACGTCGATCACCGATCCGGGGAATGCGGAGGGCGTAATCACCGTCGGCGCCACCCATCGGGCTTTCCCTCATCAATATGGTGTCAGCTATTTCTCCAGCCGAGGGCCGACCGGCGATGGCCGGAGCAAGCCGGATCTGGTCGCGCCGGGCGAGAAGATTACCGGGCCGGTTCCGGATGTCGGCCTGACCACCGACGACGGCACCAGCCTCGCGGCGCCGCACGTCAGCGGTGCGGCGGCGATGTTGATGGCGCGCAATGCGGAACTGGCCGGACGACCGCAGCGGATCAAGGAGATCCTGTGCGGCACCGCGACCGATCTCGGCCGCGAGCGCTACTTTCAGGGTGCGGGCATGCTCGACATCCTGAGAGCCCTGCAATCGGTGTGA
- a CDS encoding exo-beta-N-acetylmuramidase NamZ domain-containing protein yields MKFGIDRLLADRSLRAPLENRRVALLAHPASVTEDLRHSLDALAACEGIRLTAAFGPQHGLRGDKQDNMMESPDYSDPVHNIPVFSLYGEVRRPTGQSMGTFDTILIDLQDLGCRIYTFITTLLYVLEAAAEHKKAVWVLDRPNPAGRPIEGLTLRPGWESFVGAGPMPMRHGMTLGELGRWFIDVYKLDVDYRVIEMDGYRPEEGPGYGWPLDERIWINPSPNAPNLSMARSYAGTVMLEGTTLSEGRGTTRPLEIFGAPDIDARAILGEMQHLAPEWLAGCALRDITFEPTFHKHVGQLCSGLHIHPEGRFYDHQAFRPWRLQALAFKAIRRLQPNYDLWRDFPYEYEFGKLAIDVINGGPALREWVDDAGAAPGDLDALTAGDEDAWLDARRPYLLY; encoded by the coding sequence ATGAAATTCGGAATCGACCGCCTGCTCGCCGATCGCTCCCTTCGCGCGCCGCTGGAAAACCGGCGCGTCGCCTTGCTCGCCCATCCGGCGTCGGTCACCGAGGATCTTCGCCACAGCCTCGACGCGCTCGCCGCCTGTGAAGGCATCCGGCTTACCGCGGCGTTCGGCCCGCAGCATGGCCTGCGCGGCGACAAGCAGGACAACATGATGGAATCGCCGGATTACAGCGATCCCGTCCACAACATCCCGGTGTTCAGTCTGTATGGCGAAGTGCGGCGTCCGACCGGCCAATCGATGGGAACGTTCGACACGATCCTGATCGACCTGCAGGATCTCGGCTGCCGAATCTACACCTTCATCACGACCTTGCTCTACGTCCTCGAAGCCGCGGCGGAGCACAAGAAGGCGGTATGGGTGCTCGATCGTCCCAACCCGGCCGGGCGCCCGATCGAAGGCCTGACACTTCGCCCCGGCTGGGAGAGTTTCGTCGGCGCCGGCCCGATGCCGATGCGGCACGGCATGACCCTGGGCGAGCTCGGCCGCTGGTTCATCGACGTCTACAAACTGGACGTCGATTATCGCGTGATCGAAATGGACGGCTATCGGCCGGAGGAGGGGCCCGGCTACGGCTGGCCGCTCGACGAGCGAATCTGGATCAACCCGAGCCCGAACGCGCCCAATCTGTCGATGGCGCGCAGCTATGCCGGCACCGTCATGCTGGAGGGTACGACCCTATCCGAAGGACGCGGCACCACCCGGCCGCTCGAGATCTTCGGAGCGCCCGATATCGACGCCCGTGCGATCCTCGGCGAAATGCAGCATCTGGCCCCCGAATGGCTGGCCGGATGCGCGCTTCGCGACATCACGTTCGAGCCGACTTTCCACAAGCATGTCGGCCAGCTCTGCAGCGGCCTCCACATTCATCCCGAAGGGCGCTTCTACGATCATCAGGCGTTCCGCCCCTGGCGGCTGCAGGCGCTGGCGTTCAAGGCGATCCGCCGGCTGCAGCCCAATTACGATCTCTGGCGCGACTTTCCTTACGAATATGAATTCGGCAAGCTCGCCATCGACGTCATCAACGGCGGACCTGCGCTCCGCGAATGGGTCGACGATGCCGGCGCGGCGCCCGGTGATCTCGACGCCCTAACGGCCGGAGACGAAGACGCCTGGCTGGACGCGCGCAGGCCATACCTCCTCTACTGA